Proteins co-encoded in one Methylobacterium sp. WL1 genomic window:
- a CDS encoding cytochrome c family protein codes for MRSLILGAVLAALLPFSAQAQEAGDAAAGEKAFAPCKACHNFQKNGVGPDLKGVVGRKAGTYEGYNYSAALKNSGITWDEANLHEWLKNPKTKVPGTKMIFQGYPDDKKINDVIAYLKTQS; via the coding sequence ATGCGTTCACTCATTCTCGGCGCCGTTCTCGCTGCCTTGCTCCCGTTCTCCGCGCAGGCCCAGGAGGCCGGTGACGCGGCTGCCGGCGAGAAGGCGTTCGCCCCGTGCAAGGCCTGCCACAACTTTCAGAAGAACGGCGTCGGTCCGGACCTGAAGGGCGTCGTCGGGCGCAAGGCCGGCACCTACGAGGGCTACAACTACTCCGCCGCGCTGAAGAATTCCGGCATCACCTGGGACGAGGCCAACCTTCACGAGTGGCTGAAGAACCCGAAGACCAAGGTGCCCGGCACCAAGATGATCTTCCAGGGCTACCCCGACGACAAGAAGATCAACGACGTGATCGCCTACCTCAAGACGCAGTCCTGA
- a CDS encoding Rmf/CrpP family protein: MDSPPNDLDTHALGKAAPGKGLAREACPYAEGTEARDRWLAGYDEAVSDGAEPVTGGIAKHPPAGEPTR; this comes from the coding sequence ATGGATTCGCCACCGAACGACCTCGACACGCATGCGCTCGGCAAGGCCGCGCCCGGAAAGGGTCTGGCCCGCGAGGCCTGCCCCTATGCCGAAGGCACCGAAGCCCGGGACCGGTGGCTTGCGGGCTACGACGAAGCCGTCTCCGATGGCGCCGAGCCGGTGACGGGGGGAATCGCAAAGCATCCGCCGGCCGGGGAGCCGACTCGCTGA
- a CDS encoding NUDIX hydrolase yields MKAEILDVRFVHEGWSRFGIAKVRLADGAVVEREIEDHGNSVGVLPYDPERRVATLVRELRVPPLFAAGEQVQLEAPAGLIDDGSPEENGRREVLEEVGLRLHALEFVGATYSCASLTTEKLHLYLAPYGKADRAEDGGGAEGEHENIRIVEMPLADLAGMADRAELTDLKTLTLVLALRARHPELFAA; encoded by the coding sequence ATGAAAGCCGAGATCCTGGACGTCCGGTTCGTCCACGAGGGCTGGAGCCGATTCGGGATCGCCAAGGTGCGTCTCGCAGACGGCGCCGTGGTCGAGCGCGAGATCGAGGATCACGGCAATTCGGTTGGTGTTCTACCCTACGATCCGGAGCGGCGGGTCGCCACGCTGGTGCGGGAGCTGCGGGTGCCACCCCTGTTCGCGGCCGGCGAGCAGGTCCAACTGGAGGCGCCGGCCGGCCTCATCGACGACGGCAGCCCGGAGGAGAACGGCCGCCGGGAGGTGCTGGAGGAGGTCGGCTTGCGCCTGCACGCGCTCGAATTCGTCGGCGCGACCTATTCCTGCGCCAGCTTGACCACCGAAAAGCTGCATCTCTACCTCGCCCCCTACGGCAAGGCCGACCGCGCCGAGGACGGCGGCGGCGCCGAGGGCGAGCACGAGAACATCCGGATTGTGGAAATGCCGCTCGCTGACCTCGCCGGGATGGCGGACCGGGCCGAACTCACCGATCTCAAGACGTTGACGCTGGTCCTGGCGCTGCGCGCCCGCCATCCGGAGCTTTTCGCGGCGTGA
- a CDS encoding MDR family MFS transporter, with protein MPSPSETRRPLVLAAVMAAMFMIAIEATIVSTAMPQIAGQLGDLHLYAWVFGSFLLTQTATTVVFGKLSDLYGRRPVLLFGIAVFLAGSLLCGLAWSMPSLILFRLVQGVGAGAIQPVSLTVIGDLYPARERGKVQGYLASVWGISSVAGPLVGGLIIGHLSWPWIFWINLPVGLVAASLFLVYLRESVERRSRPIDALGAALFTAAIAALMMALTEAGTSASAALWPALGFAVAAILFVLQERRAADPMLDVRLWMQRPIATTNAATLLSGMTVIGLTAFLPMYVQGVLRQSPLIAGLTLTLMVLGWPIGATTAARNFVRFGLRPTLLVGATLLPLGATAFVALGSESSPIVAACGSIVMGLGMGFLSTAAIVIIQDSVAWAQRGAATASNIFARNLGSTLGATALGAVLNYRLAHPADGSPVDSGQLRSLLEDPGSLGAGGDVIRHGLQHALHGTFWTVFAVALLTLVLALFVPRITISDAPRELAVE; from the coding sequence ATGCCCAGTCCTTCCGAGACGCGCCGCCCGCTGGTCCTCGCCGCGGTGATGGCGGCGATGTTCATGATCGCCATCGAGGCGACCATCGTCTCGACCGCGATGCCGCAGATCGCCGGCCAGCTTGGCGACCTCCATCTGTATGCCTGGGTGTTCGGCTCGTTCCTGCTGACCCAGACCGCCACCACGGTGGTGTTCGGCAAGCTGTCCGATCTTTACGGGCGCCGCCCGGTCCTGCTGTTCGGCATCGCCGTGTTCCTGGCCGGCTCGCTGCTGTGCGGGCTCGCCTGGTCGATGCCGTCGCTGATCCTGTTCCGCCTCGTCCAGGGCGTCGGGGCCGGCGCGATCCAGCCGGTGAGCCTGACGGTCATCGGCGATCTCTATCCGGCCCGGGAACGCGGCAAGGTCCAGGGTTATCTCGCGAGCGTGTGGGGCATCTCGTCGGTGGCGGGCCCCCTGGTCGGCGGCTTGATCATCGGCCATCTGAGCTGGCCGTGGATCTTCTGGATCAACCTGCCCGTGGGGCTCGTCGCGGCGAGCCTGTTCTTGGTCTACCTGCGGGAAAGCGTCGAGCGGCGCAGCCGGCCGATCGACGCGTTGGGTGCCGCCCTGTTCACCGCGGCCATCGCCGCGCTGATGATGGCGCTGACGGAGGCCGGCACGTCGGCTTCGGCGGCCCTGTGGCCGGCACTCGGCTTTGCGGTGGCGGCCATCCTGTTCGTGCTCCAGGAGCGCCGCGCCGCCGACCCGATGCTCGATGTCCGCCTGTGGATGCAGCGCCCGATCGCGACCACCAACGCCGCGACGCTGCTCTCCGGCATGACCGTGATCGGGCTCACCGCGTTCCTGCCGATGTACGTCCAGGGCGTCCTTCGGCAGTCGCCCCTGATCGCCGGATTGACCCTCACGCTGATGGTGCTCGGCTGGCCGATCGGGGCCACCACGGCGGCCCGCAACTTCGTGCGCTTCGGCCTGCGCCCGACGCTGCTGGTCGGCGCGACGCTGCTGCCGCTGGGCGCCACCGCGTTCGTCGCCCTGGGTTCGGAGTCCTCGCCGATCGTGGCCGCCTGCGGCTCGATCGTGATGGGGCTCGGCATGGGCTTCCTGTCCACCGCCGCCATCGTGATCATCCAGGACAGCGTGGCCTGGGCGCAGCGCGGCGCCGCCACCGCGTCGAACATCTTCGCGCGCAACCTCGGCTCGACCCTGGGTGCCACGGCGCTCGGCGCGGTGCTGAACTACCGGCTGGCCCATCCGGCAGACGGCTCACCGGTCGATTCCGGCCAGCTCCGGAGCCTCCTGGAGGATCCGGGCAGCCTTGGCGCCGGCGGCGACGTCATCCGGCACGGACTCCAGCATGCCCTCCACGGCACGTTCTGGACGGTCTTCGCGGTGGCTCTGCTGACCCTGGTGCTGGCGCTGTTCGTGCCGCGGATCACGATCTCGGACGCGCCGCGCGAACTGGCCGTGGAATAG
- a CDS encoding NAD-dependent epimerase has protein sequence MSLPPVLITGVAGFIGNALALRFLEAGRQVVGLDNVNAYYDVGLKEARLRRLDPFPGYSFARLDLTDTAGLDALFVRHGFRTVVHLAAQAGVRYSLTNPQAYAASNLVGFLNILEACRHGGVEHLLYASSSSVYGAVTTMPFSIHQNVDHPVSLYAATKKANELMAHSYSHLYRLPTTGLRFFTVYGPWGRPDMAMSLFARAILAGEPIQVFNEGRMRRDFTYIDDIVEGIVALAERPAAANPDWSGADPDPGTSTAPYRIYNIGNNEPVELMQMIALLEEALGRKAETILLPMQPGDVPATFADIDDLARDTGFRPATPLNLGIARFAAWYRGFYGL, from the coding sequence ATGTCCCTGCCCCCTGTCCTGATCACGGGCGTCGCCGGCTTCATCGGCAACGCACTCGCGCTGCGTTTCCTGGAGGCTGGCCGGCAGGTCGTGGGCCTCGATAACGTCAACGCTTATTACGATGTCGGCCTGAAGGAGGCGCGGCTCCGGCGCCTCGATCCGTTCCCGGGCTACAGCTTCGCGCGCCTCGACCTGACCGACACGGCCGGCCTCGATGCGCTGTTCGTCCGGCACGGCTTTCGAACCGTCGTCCACCTCGCCGCGCAGGCCGGCGTGCGCTACTCGCTGACGAACCCGCAGGCTTACGCGGCAAGCAACCTCGTCGGCTTCCTCAATATCCTCGAGGCCTGCCGCCACGGCGGCGTCGAGCACCTGCTCTACGCGTCATCGAGCTCGGTCTACGGGGCGGTCACGACGATGCCGTTCTCGATCCACCAGAACGTCGACCATCCGGTGAGCCTCTACGCGGCCACCAAGAAGGCCAACGAGCTGATGGCCCACAGCTACAGCCACCTCTACCGGCTGCCGACCACCGGCCTGCGCTTCTTCACCGTGTACGGACCCTGGGGCCGACCGGACATGGCGATGTCCCTGTTCGCCCGCGCGATCCTGGCCGGGGAACCGATCCAGGTGTTCAACGAGGGCCGGATGCGGCGCGACTTCACCTATATCGACGACATCGTCGAGGGGATCGTCGCCCTGGCCGAAAGACCGGCCGCGGCCAACCCGGACTGGAGCGGAGCGGATCCGGATCCGGGCACCAGCACGGCGCCGTATCGGATCTACAACATCGGCAACAACGAGCCGGTGGAGCTGATGCAGATGATCGCGCTTCTCGAGGAGGCGCTCGGACGCAAGGCCGAGACGATCCTGCTGCCGATGCAGCCCGGCGACGTGCCGGCCACCTTCGCGGATATCGACGACCTCGCCCGCGACACCGGCTTCCGGCCGGCGACACCGCTGAATCTCGGCATCGCGCGTTTCGCCGCCTGGTATCGCGGTTTCTACGGACTTTGA
- a CDS encoding MarR family transcriptional regulator encodes MSGPTAPQSGAAPTTEAGQASVDQLSQRDRQRLDNQLCFAVYAAAHAFGRAYRNLLGQHELTYPQYLVLLVLWEEDGLSVKEIGNRLFLDSGTLTPLLKRLEASGRVRRARDRADERQVSIFLTPAGAKLRDVLACLPDEAGDRTGLNVQGRKDLLNDLVTLRLGLQAGLIPE; translated from the coding sequence ATGTCAGGCCCGACTGCTCCGCAGAGCGGCGCTGCGCCAACCACCGAGGCGGGTCAGGCGTCCGTCGACCAGCTATCGCAGCGGGACCGGCAGCGTCTCGACAACCAATTGTGCTTCGCGGTCTACGCCGCCGCGCACGCCTTCGGCCGTGCCTATCGCAACCTCCTCGGCCAGCACGAGCTGACATACCCGCAATATCTCGTCCTGCTGGTCCTGTGGGAAGAGGACGGCCTGTCGGTCAAGGAGATCGGCAACCGCCTGTTCCTCGATTCCGGGACCCTGACGCCGTTGCTCAAGCGCCTGGAAGCCTCCGGTCGCGTGCGGCGCGCTCGCGACCGGGCCGACGAGCGGCAGGTCAGCATCTTCCTCACGCCCGCCGGAGCCAAGCTGCGCGACGTGCTTGCCTGCCTCCCCGACGAGGCGGGCGACAGGACCGGCCTGAACGTGCAGGGCCGGAAGGATCTGCTGAACGATCTGGTGACCCTGCGGCTCGGGCTTCAAGCCGGGCTGATCCCGGAATAG
- a CDS encoding histidine kinase — MPTLFRFFATLAILAGLVFAAMFALANFVVPTPREMTVTIPASKLQPGSR, encoded by the coding sequence GTGCCGACCCTGTTCCGTTTCTTCGCTACCCTCGCGATCCTGGCCGGCCTCGTCTTCGCGGCGATGTTCGCGCTGGCCAACTTCGTGGTGCCGACGCCCCGGGAGATGACCGTGACCATCCCGGCCTCGAAGCTCCAACCGGGCAGCCGTTGA
- a CDS encoding shikimate kinase yields the protein MNEEDVGEPIEARLRRALGLRSIVLVGLMGAGKSTVGRRLASRLGLIFKDADSEIEAAAGLTIPDIFAIYGEPSFRDGEERVISRLLRAGPLVLATGGGAYLREATRVRIRESAISVWLKADLDVLMRRVRKRGNRPLLHTDDPEATMRDLMAVRHPVYAAADVVVISREVSHDRVVQDVLEALDAHMNAAAPRPIAAQ from the coding sequence ATGAACGAAGAGGACGTCGGGGAACCGATCGAGGCGCGCCTGCGCCGGGCGCTGGGCCTGCGCTCGATCGTGCTCGTCGGCTTGATGGGGGCGGGCAAGAGCACGGTCGGCCGGCGCTTGGCCAGTCGGCTCGGACTGATCTTCAAGGATGCCGACAGCGAGATCGAGGCGGCGGCCGGCCTGACCATCCCCGATATCTTCGCGATCTACGGCGAGCCGAGCTTCCGCGACGGCGAAGAGCGCGTGATCTCGCGCCTCCTGCGTGCCGGCCCCCTCGTGCTGGCCACCGGCGGCGGCGCCTACCTGCGCGAGGCGACGCGGGTGCGCATCCGGGAATCCGCCATCTCGGTCTGGTTGAAGGCCGATCTCGACGTGCTGATGCGGCGGGTGCGCAAGCGCGGCAACAGGCCCCTGCTCCACACCGACGATCCCGAGGCGACGATGCGCGACCTGATGGCGGTCCGCCACCCGGTCTACGCGGCCGCCGACGTGGTGGTGATCTCCCGGGAGGTCTCGCACGACCGGGTCGTCCAGGACGTGCTGGAGGCGCTGGACGCCCACATGAATGCCGCCGCCCCGCGCCCCATCGCCGCCCAGTGA
- a CDS encoding MFS transporter, translating into MDATTQVHAALDRKAVGAVVLGNALEFYDFTVYAFFAKPIGEAFFPATDPTHSLLASLALFGIGYVMRPIGGVLIGAFADRAGRKPAMLITIALMALGMLMLAACPSYAAIGGWAQVIVIAGRLIQGLALGGEVGPSTAYLLEAAPPAKRGFVTSWQIASQGCAALFAGIIATILALVVGDQAMSAWGWRLMFALGFCVVPVGLVIRSHLPETAGAEEDPHAAPSTLAVVGRLLREHGRLLGLTFLVIAASTVSNAVGTNMPVYAGATLGLSETAATAVPIALGLASVIFPLLGGWLADRVGRRPVMIWPRALILILAVPAFAWVVRSPSAMSVYAVTFLLSALSSINAAAVIVGIPEALPRAVRSAGLSIVYALSVSVFGGSTNYVINWLIAATGDRLAPAYYLAAFSLVGTIAAFLLPETRGRDLDADVEA; encoded by the coding sequence ATGGATGCCACGACGCAGGTACACGCCGCCCTCGATCGCAAGGCGGTCGGGGCCGTGGTGCTCGGCAACGCCCTCGAATTCTACGATTTCACGGTCTACGCGTTCTTCGCGAAACCGATCGGCGAAGCGTTCTTTCCGGCCACCGACCCGACGCACAGCCTGCTGGCGTCGCTCGCCCTGTTCGGCATCGGCTACGTGATGCGGCCGATCGGCGGCGTGCTGATCGGCGCCTTCGCGGATCGGGCCGGGCGAAAGCCGGCGATGCTGATCACCATCGCGCTGATGGCGCTCGGCATGCTGATGCTGGCCGCATGCCCGTCCTACGCGGCCATCGGCGGCTGGGCACAGGTGATCGTCATCGCGGGCCGTCTCATCCAGGGCCTCGCGCTCGGCGGCGAGGTCGGCCCGTCCACCGCCTACTTGCTCGAGGCGGCGCCGCCGGCCAAGCGAGGTTTCGTGACCAGCTGGCAGATCGCCAGCCAGGGCTGCGCGGCCCTGTTCGCCGGCATCATCGCGACCATCCTGGCCCTCGTGGTCGGCGATCAGGCGATGTCGGCCTGGGGCTGGCGGCTGATGTTCGCGCTCGGTTTCTGCGTCGTTCCGGTCGGCTTGGTGATCCGCAGCCACCTGCCCGAGACCGCCGGCGCCGAGGAGGATCCCCACGCTGCCCCCTCGACCCTCGCGGTGGTCGGGCGTCTCCTGCGCGAGCACGGCCGCCTGCTGGGCCTGACCTTCCTGGTCATCGCTGCCTCCACGGTGTCGAACGCCGTCGGCACCAACATGCCGGTCTATGCCGGCGCGACCCTGGGCCTGAGCGAGACCGCCGCGACCGCGGTGCCGATCGCGCTGGGTCTCGCCTCGGTGATCTTCCCGCTGCTGGGCGGCTGGCTGGCGGACCGGGTCGGACGGCGCCCGGTGATGATCTGGCCGCGGGCGCTCATCCTGATCCTGGCGGTCCCGGCCTTCGCCTGGGTGGTGCGATCCCCGAGCGCCATGAGCGTCTACGCCGTGACCTTCCTGCTCTCGGCCCTCTCCTCCATCAACGCCGCGGCGGTGATCGTCGGGATTCCGGAGGCGCTGCCGCGGGCGGTGCGCAGCGCCGGGCTGTCGATCGTTTACGCGCTCTCGGTCTCGGTCTTCGGCGGCAGCACCAACTACGTGATCAACTGGCTGATCGCCGCCACCGGCGACCGGCTCGCCCCGGCCTATTACCTGGCGGCCTTCAGCTTGGTCGGGACGATCGCGGCCTTCCTGCTGCCCGAGACCCGCGGCCGGGACCTGGACGCGGACGTGGAAGCGTAG
- a CDS encoding type II toxin-antitoxin system ParD family antitoxin translates to MAASEKRTFSLPAEQAAFIDAQVKTGAFASASEVVRAGLRALQERDAAVERWLREEVVATYDAMRAHPERAISSEGMAERMRLRHEARIRPGT, encoded by the coding sequence ATGGCTGCGTCCGAGAAGCGAACCTTCAGCCTTCCTGCCGAGCAGGCCGCGTTCATCGATGCACAGGTCAAGACCGGTGCGTTTGCGAGCGCCAGCGAGGTGGTGCGGGCCGGATTGCGTGCCCTTCAGGAGCGTGACGCCGCCGTCGAGCGCTGGCTGCGCGAGGAAGTGGTTGCGACCTACGACGCGATGAGAGCGCATCCCGAGCGCGCCATCTCGTCGGAGGGCATGGCCGAGCGGATGCGCCTTCGTCATGAAGCGCGGATTCGGCCTGGGACGTGA
- a CDS encoding IlvD/Edd family dehydratase: MSEDAVTAEPHGLDRGLTNYGDRDFARYLRRSFARSMGISRTLLDKPVVGIAMTPSGFNNCHRGMPELVEAVSRGVLAAGALPLPFPTVSLGEVFLNPTSMMYRNLMAMDTEEMIQAQPMDAVVLIGGCDKTVPAQLMGAASAGLPAIQVVTGPMSTGRHRGQRLGACTDCRGFWAKYRAGTVESEEIAEVEGRLSVTAGTCAVMGTASTMACIAEALGMSLPGTAAIPAVHSDRLVAAEETGRAAVRLIQTKITPAQVITQRSVENAIRVLMAVSGSTNAIVHLTAIAGRLGIRIPSGRFNEISDETPVLVDLKPVGEGYMEDFHAAGGMGALLRELRPLLHLDTVDVEGRTLTERLDEPAGWVDRAVIRAFDDPVSPVGGLVALSGNLAPDGAIFKRAAATPELFESEGRAVVFTGLEDLSRRIDDPDLDVAPGDVLVLQNAGPHAAGMPEAGYLPIPKKLARAGVKDMVRISDARMSGTAFGSIVLHIAPEAAIGGPLGAVRDGDRVRLSIRDKRIDLLVDEAEIARRLAGHQPPPAPKRGYKALYRRTVTQAPEGCDFDFLIGEGEPG, encoded by the coding sequence ATGAGCGAAGACGCCGTCACCGCCGAACCCCACGGCCTCGACCGGGGTCTGACCAATTACGGCGACCGCGATTTCGCCCGCTACCTGCGCCGCTCCTTCGCCCGGTCCATGGGCATCTCGCGCACGCTCCTCGACAAGCCGGTGGTCGGCATCGCCATGACGCCGTCCGGGTTCAACAACTGCCATCGCGGCATGCCGGAACTGGTCGAGGCGGTCTCGCGCGGGGTGCTGGCTGCCGGGGCCCTGCCGCTGCCGTTCCCGACCGTGTCGCTCGGAGAGGTTTTCCTCAACCCGACCAGCATGATGTACCGCAACCTCATGGCCATGGACACGGAGGAGATGATCCAGGCCCAGCCGATGGATGCGGTGGTCCTGATCGGCGGCTGCGACAAGACCGTGCCGGCTCAGCTCATGGGGGCGGCCTCGGCCGGCCTGCCCGCGATCCAGGTCGTGACCGGCCCGATGTCCACCGGCCGTCATCGCGGCCAGCGGCTCGGCGCCTGCACGGATTGCCGGGGCTTCTGGGCCAAGTACCGGGCTGGAACGGTGGAATCGGAGGAAATCGCCGAGGTCGAGGGCCGGCTCTCGGTCACGGCCGGCACCTGCGCGGTGATGGGCACGGCCTCGACCATGGCCTGCATCGCCGAGGCGCTCGGCATGTCGCTGCCCGGGACCGCCGCGATCCCGGCCGTGCATTCGGACCGGCTGGTGGCCGCCGAAGAGACCGGACGCGCCGCGGTGCGGCTGATCCAGACCAAGATCACGCCGGCGCAGGTCATCACGCAGAGATCGGTCGAGAACGCGATCCGGGTCCTGATGGCGGTATCGGGCTCCACCAACGCCATCGTGCACCTCACGGCCATCGCCGGGCGCCTCGGAATCCGCATCCCGTCCGGGCGCTTCAACGAAATCTCGGACGAGACCCCGGTGCTGGTCGACCTGAAGCCCGTGGGCGAGGGCTACATGGAGGATTTCCACGCCGCGGGCGGCATGGGTGCGCTGCTGCGAGAGCTGCGCCCGCTCCTGCATCTCGACACCGTGGACGTGGAGGGCCGCACCCTGACCGAGCGTCTGGACGAACCGGCCGGCTGGGTTGACCGCGCGGTGATCCGAGCCTTCGACGATCCGGTCTCGCCGGTAGGCGGCCTAGTGGCGCTCAGCGGCAACCTGGCCCCGGACGGAGCGATCTTCAAGCGCGCCGCCGCGACGCCGGAGCTGTTCGAATCCGAGGGGCGAGCGGTGGTGTTCACCGGCCTCGAAGACCTGAGCCGCCGAATCGACGACCCGGACCTCGACGTGGCGCCGGGGGATGTGCTGGTGCTGCAGAATGCCGGGCCGCACGCCGCCGGCATGCCCGAGGCGGGCTACCTGCCGATCCCCAAGAAACTCGCCAGGGCGGGGGTGAAGGACATGGTGCGGATCTCGGACGCCCGGATGTCCGGCACCGCCTTCGGGTCGATCGTGCTGCACATCGCCCCGGAGGCGGCCATCGGCGGTCCGCTCGGAGCCGTGCGCGACGGCGACCGGGTCCGCCTGTCGATCCGCGACAAGCGGATCGACCTGCTGGTGGACGAGGCCGAGATCGCCCGCCGCCTCGCCGGCCATCAACCGCCGCCCGCTCCCAAGCGTGGCTACAAGGCACTCTACCGGCGCACCGTCACGCAAGCGCCGGAGGGATGCGACTTCGACTTCCTGATCGGGGAGGGCGAGCCGGGCTGA
- a CDS encoding type II toxin-antitoxin system RelE/ParE family toxin: MKRRSIIYAPAAGDDLDWIYDTIAQAGTPAIASGFEQSIRAFCEGLEYGAERGTLHSELRPGLRTIGFARRVTVAFTVEDRRVVILRIFYGGRDWEADFG, from the coding sequence GTGAAGCGGCGGAGCATTATCTACGCGCCTGCTGCCGGTGACGACCTCGATTGGATCTACGACACCATCGCGCAGGCCGGCACGCCCGCCATCGCGTCGGGCTTCGAACAGAGCATCCGTGCCTTCTGCGAGGGGCTTGAATACGGCGCCGAGCGCGGGACCTTGCACAGCGAACTTCGCCCAGGCCTGCGCACGATCGGCTTCGCACGGCGTGTCACGGTTGCCTTCACGGTCGAGGATCGCCGCGTCGTGATCCTGCGCATTTTCTACGGCGGCCGCGATTGGGAAGCGGATTTCGGCTGA
- a CDS encoding site-specific tyrosine recombinase XerD: MLAAERGAGANTLAAYRRDLDDYLAYLKRAGIPLEEADTHSLRAFVADLETRGLMASSAARRLSCVRGFHKFLYAEGYAEADPSVAVSGPRRGRTLPKVLSIAEVDGLLATAHAAASADEQPSPARRARRMVCLLELLYATGLRVSELVALPRTAGATRERYLFIKGKGGRERLVPLTEASRAAMTAHLAAVPEESPWLFPADSDSGHLTRQAFARDLKAVALAAGLRPDRVSPHVLRHAFASHLLQNGADLRIVQELLGHADISTTQIYTHVLDERLKAMVRDLHPLMDG; the protein is encoded by the coding sequence ATGCTGGCCGCCGAGCGCGGTGCCGGCGCCAACACGCTGGCCGCCTACAGGCGCGACCTCGACGATTACCTCGCCTATCTCAAGCGCGCGGGCATCCCGCTCGAAGAGGCCGACACCCACAGCCTCCGGGCCTTCGTCGCCGACCTGGAGACACGGGGGTTGATGGCGTCGTCGGCGGCGCGGCGCCTGTCGTGCGTGCGCGGCTTCCACAAGTTTCTCTACGCCGAGGGATACGCCGAAGCCGATCCGAGCGTCGCGGTCTCGGGACCGCGCCGGGGCCGCACGCTCCCGAAAGTGCTGTCGATCGCCGAGGTGGACGGGCTTCTTGCCACCGCCCACGCGGCGGCATCCGCCGACGAGCAGCCCAGTCCGGCGCGCCGGGCCCGCCGGATGGTCTGCCTGCTCGAGCTTCTCTACGCGACGGGCCTGCGCGTCTCGGAACTCGTCGCCCTCCCGCGCACCGCGGGCGCCACCCGTGAGCGCTACCTGTTCATCAAGGGCAAGGGCGGCCGAGAACGGCTCGTCCCGCTGACGGAGGCGTCCAGGGCCGCGATGACCGCCCACCTCGCTGCGGTGCCGGAGGAGTCCCCCTGGCTGTTTCCCGCCGACAGCGACAGCGGCCACCTCACCCGGCAGGCCTTCGCCCGCGACCTCAAGGCCGTCGCGCTGGCCGCGGGCTTGCGCCCCGACCGCGTCAGCCCGCACGTCCTGCGCCACGCCTTCGCCAGTCATCTGCTGCAGAACGGGGCCGACCTACGCATCGTTCAGGAGTTGCTCGGCCACGCCGATATCTCGACGACGCAGATCTACACGCACGTCCTCGATGAACGCCTGAAAGCGATGGTACGAGATCTGCACCCGTTGATGGATGGCTGA
- the aroB gene encoding 3-dehydroquinate synthase, whose translation MTEPSTQPVPLTVHVPLDAGRDYDILIGRGLIEMAGAQVAALGGRRAAIVTDENVGALYGERLRDSLERAGLNAGFVTVAPGESSKSYAGYAQVCDGLLALKVERGDLVVALGGGVVGDLAGFAAATLRRGVRFVQVPTSLLAQVDSSVGGKTGINAPLGKNLIGAFHQPRLVLADTGALDTLSEREMRAGYAEVAKYGLIADAGFFDWCEANWRGIFAGGPERDEAVAACCRAKASVVTRDEREDGERALLNLGHTFGHALERLTGYESARLVHGEGVAIGLALAFRFSARLGLCAGQDAGRVANHLALAGLPTRLQAVPGGCGDADAILEAMAQDKKVRDGALTFILARGIGQSFIAPGIDRGEVRAFLLDELAADRQA comes from the coding sequence GTGACCGAGCCATCGACCCAACCGGTTCCCCTGACGGTCCACGTGCCCCTCGATGCCGGGCGCGACTACGACATCCTGATCGGGCGTGGCCTGATCGAGATGGCCGGCGCTCAGGTGGCGGCCCTCGGGGGCCGGCGGGCGGCGATCGTCACCGACGAGAATGTCGGGGCGCTTTATGGCGAGCGGCTGCGCGACAGCCTGGAGCGGGCGGGCCTGAACGCGGGTTTCGTCACGGTGGCGCCCGGCGAAAGCTCGAAATCCTACGCGGGTTACGCGCAGGTCTGCGACGGCCTGCTGGCGCTGAAGGTCGAACGCGGCGATCTCGTGGTCGCCCTCGGGGGCGGCGTGGTCGGGGATCTCGCCGGTTTCGCGGCTGCCACTCTGCGCCGGGGCGTACGCTTCGTGCAGGTCCCAACCAGCCTGCTCGCCCAGGTCGATTCCTCGGTGGGCGGCAAGACCGGGATCAACGCGCCGCTCGGCAAGAACCTGATCGGCGCCTTCCATCAGCCGCGCCTGGTGCTGGCCGACACGGGGGCCCTCGACACCCTGTCCGAGCGCGAGATGCGTGCCGGCTACGCCGAGGTCGCCAAGTACGGGCTGATCGCCGATGCCGGCTTCTTCGACTGGTGCGAGGCCAACTGGCGCGGGATTTTCGCGGGCGGTCCGGAGCGTGACGAGGCCGTGGCCGCATGCTGCCGGGCCAAGGCCAGCGTGGTGACCCGGGACGAACGCGAGGACGGCGAGCGCGCGCTGCTCAACCTCGGACACACGTTCGGGCACGCCCTGGAGCGGCTCACGGGCTACGAGTCGGCTCGGCTGGTCCATGGAGAGGGCGTCGCGATCGGTCTCGCCCTGGCCTTCCGGTTCTCGGCCCGGCTCGGGCTCTGCGCCGGGCAGGATGCCGGCCGCGTCGCCAACCACCTGGCGCTCGCCGGCCTGCCGACCCGCCTCCAGGCGGTTCCGGGCGGATGCGGCGACGCCGACGCCATCCTCGAAGCGATGGCCCAAGACAAGAAGGTCCGCGACGGCGCCCTGACCTTCATCCTTGCCCGCGGCATCGGCCAGAGCTTCATCGCTCCAGGGATCGACCGGGGGGAGGTGCGGGCGTTCCTGCTGGACGAACTGGCTGCCGATCGTCAGGCCTGA